One genomic segment of Bacteroidota bacterium includes these proteins:
- the ruvX gene encoding Holliday junction resolvase RuvX, with product MPRIIAIDYGTKRVGLAVTDELKIIATSLGTVHAKDVINYLKEYCTQNNVETFVVGLPKQMDGSASESERHIQAFLNAVKKNFPTMPVVRYDERFTSKIASRSLIDSGVKKKDRQNKELLDTVSAVLILQDYLETVR from the coding sequence TTGCCACGCATTATAGCCATAGATTACGGCACCAAGCGGGTGGGACTGGCGGTTACCGACGAGTTGAAAATTATTGCTACCTCGCTGGGTACTGTGCACGCGAAGGATGTGATTAACTACCTGAAAGAATATTGCACGCAAAACAACGTGGAAACTTTTGTGGTGGGCCTACCCAAGCAAATGGACGGCAGTGCTTCTGAATCAGAAAGGCATATACAGGCATTTTTAAATGCCGTAAAGAAGAATTTTCCTACGATGCCCGTGGTTCGCTACGATGAACGGTTTACTTCTAAAATTGCCTCCCGCTCTTTAATAGATAGCGGAGTGAAGAAAAAAGACCGCCAAAACAAAGAATTGTTGGATACTGTGAGTGCTGTATTAATTTTGCAGGATTATTTAGAGACTGTACGATGA
- a CDS encoding peptide deformylase codes for MILPVIAYGDPVLRKEAEDITPDYPNLKELIANMYETMYASSGVGLAAPQIGLPIRLFVVDAAPMFEDEEGDAKKEFKRTFINAYILDEEGKKWDFEEGCLSIPTIREKVNRHSKIKIEYRDEDFNLHEEEFDGIIARIIQHEHDHTDGKLFIDHISPLRRRLLKGKLNDISAGRVHTDYRMKYPIKK; via the coding sequence ATGATTTTACCAGTAATTGCCTACGGCGACCCCGTATTGAGGAAGGAAGCCGAGGACATAACCCCTGATTACCCTAATTTGAAGGAACTGATTGCCAACATGTACGAAACCATGTATGCAAGCAGCGGTGTAGGCTTGGCCGCCCCCCAAATAGGATTGCCCATTCGCCTGTTTGTGGTGGATGCGGCTCCTATGTTTGAAGATGAAGAAGGGGACGCTAAAAAAGAATTTAAACGCACCTTTATTAATGCCTACATATTGGATGAAGAAGGCAAAAAATGGGATTTTGAAGAAGGTTGCCTAAGCATCCCTACCATCCGCGAGAAGGTTAACCGCCACTCGAAAATAAAAATCGAGTACAGGGATGAAGATTTTAACCTTCACGAAGAGGAGTTTGACGGCATTATTGCCCGTATTATCCAACACGAGCACGACCATACTGACGGCAAACTATTTATCGACCACATTAGCCCCTTGCGCCGCCGTTTGCTGAAAGGCAAACTGAACGACATTAGCGCGGGTCGCGTTCATACCGACTACCGCATGAAGTATCCCATCAAAAAGTAA
- a CDS encoding TonB-dependent receptor → MGLTILRRRAAPAMCCCLTKIFIKQMFRFILAFFGAFVLTTGLIAQTTLTGYVYQANDGQPLANVYLQLKVDDVARQSATTNKIGQFTIAGVKPGTYTLVASLTGYQTQQMLLTVSAADPSQPLVFNLEEQVVESEAVVVEAFRASAKTPITLSSLKTADIEARYVGHDIPALIIATPSVNSYSDAGNGMGYSGFRLRGIDQTRINMTINGVPVNDAETQGFYTNNFSDLASSASEIQIQRGVGTSSNGTAALGGSLNVVTKNLDESPSFSLHSGFGSFNSMRNTVEYQTGRLANGKVAFYGRLSDLRSDGYREHSQSHNQSYFLSGGLFGKRSLLKFNAWGGISQSQLSYAAIDKATLEKNRRANPLTPEERDEFRQRFYQLQYTYHISSKLNASASAYYVKGDAPYFDYLWYGAPLSYLNAPSDTIVRNGDTVTTTDFVARYRLDQEFTGGFASLNYTAKKLNVSVGVHANKFVSRHFNQVAWAQTLPAGVTPGHVWYSNTGTKQEMSAFVKAAYTVGEKLTFFADVQARRASWKYKVDKMEYLFTEYNVEPMEWLFINPKVGVSYQLDKNIGFYLNAGMTGREPTRSDYLRDDLAWRDIKQDDLKPETVTDIELGTKISTKNLWVNANVYYMAFNNQIANTGLLNQFGSPITQNTGSGTRAGIEIDGMLVIDKRWAITHASSFSSNSINSFTQYYSITDENGNPVGSGNDGVTFKNINPAFSPAVIINQGVKYSPLPFLSIELNGRYVGKQYLDNTETESLSLPSFFVGDAVLGIKLDQWTGMGEQTLSVRVNNFSNTLYSPSGALGGWGNSMVQDANGNRTVTTPAAYYPAATTNFFVTLAMKF, encoded by the coding sequence ATGGGTTTAACAATTTTAAGGCGCAGGGCTGCCCCTGCCATGTGCTGTTGTTTAACCAAAATATTCATCAAACAAATGTTTCGTTTCATTCTGGCCTTTTTCGGGGCCTTTGTTCTCACCACAGGGCTTATTGCCCAAACAACACTTACCGGTTATGTTTACCAAGCAAACGACGGCCAACCGCTAGCCAACGTGTATTTGCAGTTGAAGGTAGACGATGTGGCCCGCCAATCGGCAACCACCAACAAAATCGGACAATTTACCATTGCCGGCGTTAAACCCGGAACTTACACCCTTGTGGCTAGTCTTACCGGCTACCAAACACAGCAAATGCTGCTTACTGTATCGGCTGCCGACCCTTCGCAACCCCTTGTTTTTAACTTAGAAGAACAGGTGGTAGAAAGTGAGGCGGTAGTAGTAGAGGCTTTTAGGGCTTCGGCTAAAACGCCCATTACCCTCAGTTCGCTAAAAACGGCTGATATTGAGGCGAGGTATGTAGGGCATGACATCCCCGCTTTGATTATCGCCACGCCCTCTGTTAATTCATATTCTGATGCCGGAAACGGCATGGGGTATTCGGGTTTCAGGTTGCGCGGTATCGACCAAACTCGTATTAATATGACCATTAACGGGGTGCCTGTGAACGATGCTGAAACGCAAGGATTTTACACCAACAACTTTAGTGATTTGGCCAGCAGCGCATCTGAAATTCAAATTCAGCGCGGGGTAGGTACCAGCAGCAACGGTACTGCGGCATTGGGCGGCTCGCTTAATGTGGTTACCAAAAACCTTGACGAAAGTCCTTCGTTTTCATTGCACAGCGGTTTCGGATCGTTCAACTCTATGAGGAATACGGTGGAATACCAAACAGGACGTTTAGCCAATGGTAAGGTGGCGTTTTACGGTCGCTTGTCGGATTTACGTTCAGACGGTTACCGCGAGCATTCGCAAAGCCACAATCAGTCCTATTTTTTGAGCGGCGGGTTGTTTGGCAAACGCTCGTTGTTAAAATTCAATGCGTGGGGCGGTATTTCGCAATCTCAACTGTCATATGCCGCGATAGATAAGGCCACGCTTGAGAAAAACCGCAGGGCTAACCCTCTAACTCCCGAAGAAAGGGATGAGTTTCGCCAACGGTTTTACCAGTTGCAATACACTTATCATATTTCGTCGAAGTTGAATGCATCTGCATCGGCGTATTATGTGAAGGGCGATGCTCCGTATTTTGATTATTTGTGGTACGGTGCTCCGCTTTCATACCTCAACGCCCCTTCAGACACTATTGTTCGCAACGGCGATACGGTGACTACTACCGATTTTGTAGCCCGCTACCGATTAGACCAAGAGTTTACAGGTGGTTTCGCCTCGCTTAATTACACAGCTAAAAAACTGAATGTGAGTGTGGGTGTTCACGCCAATAAGTTTGTGAGCAGGCACTTTAACCAAGTAGCTTGGGCGCAAACCTTGCCTGCGGGCGTAACCCCCGGCCATGTGTGGTACTCAAACACGGGCACTAAGCAAGAAATGAGCGCTTTTGTAAAGGCGGCTTATACAGTAGGGGAGAAGCTTACTTTTTTTGCCGATGTGCAAGCACGCCGAGCAAGCTGGAAGTACAAGGTTGACAAAATGGAATACCTGTTTACCGAGTATAATGTAGAGCCAATGGAGTGGTTGTTTATCAACCCTAAAGTAGGAGTGAGCTACCAACTGGATAAAAACATAGGTTTTTATTTGAATGCAGGGATGACCGGGCGTGAACCCACCCGCAGCGATTACTTGCGCGACGACCTTGCCTGGCGCGATATTAAACAGGACGATTTGAAGCCTGAAACCGTTACCGATATTGAGTTGGGTACCAAGATTTCAACCAAAAACCTGTGGGTGAACGCTAACGTGTATTACATGGCGTTTAACAACCAAATTGCCAATACAGGGTTACTAAACCAATTTGGCTCGCCCATTACCCAAAACACAGGTAGCGGCACCCGTGCCGGTATTGAGATTGATGGTATGCTTGTTATTGATAAGCGTTGGGCTATTACCCATGCTTCAAGCTTTAGCAGCAACAGCATCAATAGCTTTACCCAGTATTACAGCATTACCGATGAAAACGGCAACCCAGTAGGTAGCGGCAATGATGGGGTTACCTTCAAAAATATCAACCCTGCGTTTAGTCCTGCGGTGATTATTAACCAAGGGGTAAAATACAGCCCGCTACCGTTTTTAAGTATTGAGCTGAATGGTCGCTATGTAGGCAAGCAATACTTGGATAATACCGAGACCGAAAGCCTTTCGTTGCCTTCGTTTTTTGTAGGTGATGCAGTGCTTGGTATAAAACTTGACCAATGGACAGGTATGGGTGAGCAAACCCTTAGCGTACGTGTAAACAACTTTAGCAATACGTTATACAGTCCATCGGGTGCTTTGGGCGGTTGGGGCAACAGTATGGTGCAGGATGCCAACGGCAATCGCACGGTTACCACGCCCGCAGCATATTACCCTGCGGCAACTACCAACTTTTTTGTAACGCTTGCTATGAAGTTTTAA
- a CDS encoding outer membrane beta-barrel protein, producing the protein MRKCILLAVSLFAVVAAFAQTQHKYNYIAATFQPQYTFRFSNSKSVKRNDSLSTSEKNRLGYSVFLQYQKELGKNTTLQIGLQYTNTGFVKVVGNLLPKTVIHPDLEPLDQTILTIPSPTAELNYVFDYLDIPALLNRRVYFNQKKSKHWEFFVSYGASLNFLLQDRVAVRLKGFTIDNDRSFNLKNTYLRPNFANISGMLGFRGNYNYSNKLGFITQPMLTVPLFNTTSGDLKYRLLSVGVNVGFFYNLDVKGEEEVIE; encoded by the coding sequence ATGAGAAAATGTATCCTGCTTGCTGTATCGCTTTTTGCTGTTGTGGCTGCCTTTGCGCAAACCCAGCACAAATACAATTACATAGCAGCTACCTTTCAGCCGCAATACACGTTTCGGTTTTCGAATAGTAAGTCGGTGAAGCGCAACGATTCATTGTCAACTTCAGAGAAAAACCGTTTAGGGTATTCTGTGTTCTTGCAATACCAAAAAGAGTTGGGCAAAAACACTACGTTGCAAATCGGGCTTCAATACACCAATACAGGGTTTGTGAAGGTAGTGGGCAACTTGCTGCCCAAAACGGTTATTCATCCTGATTTAGAACCGCTGGATCAAACCATTTTAACCATTCCTTCGCCAACGGCTGAGTTGAATTACGTGTTTGATTACTTGGATATCCCTGCGTTATTAAACCGTCGTGTGTACTTCAACCAAAAGAAATCAAAGCACTGGGAGTTTTTTGTGAGCTACGGGGCATCGTTGAATTTTCTGCTGCAAGACCGTGTTGCTGTGCGACTAAAGGGTTTTACAATTGATAACGACCGCTCGTTTAATCTTAAAAACACTTACCTGCGACCCAATTTTGCCAATATTAGCGGAATGCTGGGTTTTAGGGGTAACTATAATTATTCAAACAAGTTGGGCTTTATCACTCAGCCTATGCTTACCGTGCCCTTGTTTAATACTACTTCGGGCGATTTAAAATACCGTTTACTTTCAGTAGGGGTAAATGTTGGTTTCTTCTACAACCTTGATGTAAAAGGGGAGGAAGAGGTGATAGAGTAA
- a CDS encoding valine--tRNA ligase — translation MQLSKTYNPAEVEDKWYKYWMDKGYFKADARSPKPKYSVVIPPPNVTGVLHMGHMLNNTIQDILTRRARMMGKEAVWVPGTDHASIATEAKVVKMLKEQGINKAEIGREKFLEHAWEWKEKYGGIILEQLKKLGASCDWDRTRFTMEPVMSDAVINVFVDLYEKGLIYRGERMVNWDPSAKTSVSDEEVIHKDVQSKLFYINYKIAGEDGYLTIATTRPETLLGDTAVCVNPNDERYAHLKGKKVIVPVVNREVPVIFDEYVDIEFGTGCLKVTPAHDINDFELGKKHKLDTIDIFNEDGTIASIAGYYVGMDRFAVRKQIVKDLEEAGQINKIEDIKNSVGYSERTDAVIEPRLSKQWFVDMKKFIEKNPKVLQAVMDDEIKFHPAKFKNTYRHWVENIREWCISRQLWWGQRIPAWYDEAGNYVVAATHDEALDKYKSQYPTSDIQHLKQDEDVVDTWFSSWLWPISVFDGFEDPNNDDIKAFYPTDDLVTAPEIIFFWVLRMIMAGYEYRSEKPFKNVYFTGIVRDKQGRKMSKQLGNSPDPLDLIAQYGADGVRMGMLLSSSAGNDVMFDISQVEQGRNFCNKIWNAYRLVKGWEVVEDSAVDAEIVAANQLASKWLTYKLNEGLKDIEDKFKEYRLSEALMAVYKLVWDDYCAWYLEMVKPEYGKPINRGAFDATIAHFSELLKIVHPFMPFITEELYHDLNDGNPAKPIIVEDYPTVKEGVEAISSLAIDFITEMRNLRSSKGMSHKDELKTALVCENDTTAAAYRSFEYIIRKLANVSQLEFLTEKPQGALQLLVKNDALYVFLEESIDPVAERAKIAEEISYLQGFLKSVDAKLSNEKFVANAKGDIVERERQKKADAEAKLRLLNDNLAALN, via the coding sequence ATGCAACTTTCAAAAACATATAACCCCGCAGAAGTAGAAGACAAATGGTATAAATACTGGATGGACAAAGGCTATTTTAAAGCCGATGCCCGTTCACCAAAACCTAAGTACAGTGTGGTCATTCCCCCGCCCAACGTAACGGGTGTGTTGCACATGGGGCACATGCTAAACAATACCATACAGGATATTCTTACCCGCCGTGCGCGCATGATGGGCAAAGAAGCTGTGTGGGTGCCCGGTACCGACCATGCCAGTATTGCTACGGAAGCTAAGGTGGTAAAAATGCTGAAAGAGCAAGGCATTAACAAAGCTGAAATAGGCCGTGAGAAGTTTTTGGAACACGCTTGGGAGTGGAAAGAAAAATACGGCGGAATAATACTTGAACAGCTAAAGAAACTAGGCGCCAGTTGTGATTGGGACCGTACCCGATTTACGATGGAGCCCGTGATGAGCGATGCCGTAATTAATGTATTTGTTGATTTGTATGAGAAGGGACTTATCTACCGCGGTGAGCGGATGGTAAACTGGGACCCTTCGGCAAAAACCTCGGTAAGTGATGAAGAGGTAATCCACAAAGACGTTCAATCGAAATTATTTTACATCAATTATAAAATTGCGGGTGAAGATGGTTACTTAACCATTGCTACCACCCGTCCCGAAACCTTGTTGGGTGACACTGCTGTTTGCGTGAACCCTAACGACGAACGATATGCTCATTTGAAAGGCAAAAAGGTAATTGTGCCCGTGGTGAACCGCGAAGTACCTGTAATTTTTGATGAGTACGTTGATATTGAGTTTGGTACCGGTTGCTTAAAGGTAACCCCTGCCCACGATATTAATGACTTTGAACTGGGCAAAAAGCACAAGCTTGATACCATTGATATTTTTAACGAAGACGGTACTATAGCTTCGATAGCAGGATATTATGTAGGCATGGATAGGTTTGCAGTGCGCAAGCAGATTGTGAAAGACCTTGAAGAAGCCGGACAGATAAATAAGATTGAAGACATTAAAAACAGCGTAGGTTACAGCGAGCGTACCGATGCTGTGATTGAACCCCGCCTAAGCAAGCAGTGGTTTGTGGATATGAAGAAATTCATTGAAAAGAACCCAAAAGTATTGCAGGCGGTAATGGACGATGAAATTAAGTTTCACCCTGCCAAATTTAAAAATACCTACCGCCACTGGGTAGAGAATATCCGTGAGTGGTGCATATCGCGCCAGTTGTGGTGGGGTCAGCGTATACCTGCATGGTATGATGAGGCAGGCAACTATGTGGTTGCCGCCACCCACGATGAAGCCCTCGATAAATATAAATCCCAATATCCAACATCTGACATCCAACATCTGAAACAAGACGAAGACGTTGTGGATACTTGGTTCTCATCATGGTTGTGGCCTATCAGCGTGTTTGACGGGTTTGAAGACCCTAATAACGATGATATAAAAGCTTTTTATCCAACTGACGATTTAGTTACCGCGCCCGAGATTATTTTCTTCTGGGTGTTGCGTATGATAATGGCGGGCTACGAATACAGGAGCGAAAAACCGTTTAAGAACGTATATTTTACAGGGATTGTTCGCGACAAGCAAGGCCGCAAAATGAGCAAGCAATTGGGCAACTCACCCGACCCGCTTGATTTAATTGCCCAATACGGTGCCGATGGTGTGCGTATGGGCATGCTGCTTTCATCGTCGGCGGGCAATGATGTAATGTTCGATATTAGCCAAGTGGAGCAAGGCCGTAATTTTTGTAACAAAATATGGAATGCTTACCGTTTGGTAAAAGGTTGGGAAGTGGTAGAAGACAGTGCGGTGGATGCAGAGATTGTAGCAGCTAACCAATTAGCATCGAAATGGCTTACCTACAAGCTTAACGAAGGCTTAAAGGATATAGAGGACAAGTTTAAAGAATATCGCCTTAGCGAGGCTCTAATGGCTGTTTACAAGCTGGTGTGGGACGACTACTGTGCCTGGTATCTTGAAATGGTGAAGCCTGAATACGGCAAACCCATTAACCGCGGTGCTTTTGATGCTACTATTGCCCATTTCTCAGAATTACTGAAAATCGTTCATCCGTTTATGCCCTTTATCACTGAGGAGCTTTACCACGATTTGAACGACGGTAATCCGGCCAAACCCATCATTGTTGAAGATTACCCTACTGTGAAAGAAGGCGTTGAAGCCATTTCATCGCTTGCAATAGACTTTATTACCGAAATGCGCAACCTGCGCAGCAGCAAGGGAATGTCGCATAAAGACGAACTGAAAACGGCTTTAGTATGTGAAAACGATACCACCGCTGCCGCTTACCGCAGTTTTGAATACATTATCCGCAAGCTGGCCAATGTTTCGCAGTTGGAGTTTTTAACCGAAAAACCCCAAGGAGCGTTGCAACTGTTGGTTAAAAACGATGCGTTGTACGTATTTTTAGAAGAGAGTATTGACCCTGTTGCAGAGCGTGCTAAAATTGCAGAAGAAATAAGCTACCTGCAAGGTTTCCTTAAATCGGTAGATGCCAAACTGAGTAACGAAAAGTTTGTAGCAAATGCCAAAGGGGATATTGTGGAACGCGAACGCCAGAAAAAAGCAGATGCCGAAGCAAAACTGAGGCTGCTAAATGACAACTTAGCGGCTCTTAACTAA
- the atpC gene encoding ATP synthase F1 subunit epsilon translates to MQLEIITPDKVLYSGTVSRVKVPGSKGSFEVLNNHAAIISSLNAGKVRVVDAEGTHSFDINGGIIEVLENKVIVLT, encoded by the coding sequence ATGCAATTAGAAATCATCACCCCCGATAAGGTATTATACAGCGGCACAGTGAGCCGTGTGAAAGTACCCGGAAGCAAAGGCTCGTTTGAGGTGCTTAATAACCACGCCGCCATTATCAGCAGTTTAAATGCAGGTAAAGTGCGTGTGGTGGATGCTGAAGGTACCCACAGCTTTGATATTAACGGTGGGATTATTGAGGTACTTGAAAACAAAGTGATAGTACTTACTTAA
- a CDS encoding F0F1 ATP synthase subunit beta: MSNIGKVAQVIGPVVDVSFTGDNAQLPKIYDALHISRGNGNTLVLEVQQHLGENMVRTIAMDSTDGLTRGMDAVHTGNPISVPTGEAVRGRLLNVVGESIDGLLPIQKTGERSIHQKAPRFEDLSTATEPLFTGIKVIDLLEPYAKGGKIGLFGGAGVGKTVLIQELINNIAKAHDGFSVFAGVGERTREGNDLLREMIEAGIVKYGEAFMHDMEEGGWSVDKVGAKDLEESKATFVFGQMNEPPGARARVALTGLSIAEYFRDGDEKSGGRDILFFVDNIFRFTQAGSEVSALLGRMPSAVGYQPTLASEMGAMQERITSTKRGSITSVQAVYVPADDLTDPAPATTFAHLDATTVLSRKIAELGIYPAVDPLDSTSRILSPDILGEAHYGCAQRVKMLLQRYKELQDIIAILGMDELSEDDKLVVHRARRVQRFLSQPFFVAAQFTGLEGVLVDINDTIKGFNMIMDGEVDQYPEAAFNLVGTIEQAIAKGEKLLADARA; the protein is encoded by the coding sequence ATGTCAAATATAGGTAAAGTAGCACAGGTTATCGGTCCGGTAGTGGACGTAAGTTTTACCGGCGATAACGCACAACTCCCCAAAATTTATGATGCCTTGCACATTAGCCGTGGCAATGGAAACACATTGGTATTAGAAGTGCAACAGCACCTTGGCGAAAACATGGTACGTACCATTGCGATGGATAGTACCGATGGTTTGACCCGTGGTATGGATGCTGTGCATACCGGCAACCCTATCAGCGTTCCTACAGGCGAAGCCGTACGCGGTCGTTTGTTGAATGTGGTGGGTGAAAGTATTGACGGTTTGTTGCCTATCCAAAAAACAGGCGAACGCTCAATTCACCAAAAAGCTCCCCGTTTTGAGGATCTTTCAACCGCTACCGAGCCTTTGTTTACAGGTATTAAGGTTATCGACCTTTTAGAGCCTTACGCAAAGGGTGGTAAAATCGGTTTGTTTGGTGGTGCGGGTGTAGGTAAAACCGTATTGATTCAGGAATTGATTAACAACATTGCGAAAGCACACGACGGTTTCTCAGTATTTGCTGGCGTAGGTGAGCGTACCCGTGAAGGTAACGACTTGTTGCGTGAGATGATTGAAGCAGGTATTGTGAAATACGGTGAAGCTTTTATGCACGATATGGAAGAAGGCGGATGGTCTGTAGATAAAGTGGGTGCTAAAGATTTGGAAGAATCAAAAGCAACCTTCGTTTTCGGACAGATGAACGAACCTCCTGGGGCACGTGCCCGTGTGGCACTAACCGGTTTGTCAATCGCAGAATATTTCCGCGATGGTGATGAAAAATCAGGAGGTCGTGATATCCTTTTCTTCGTAGATAACATTTTCCGTTTTACTCAGGCAGGTTCTGAGGTATCGGCTCTTTTGGGTCGTATGCCATCAGCGGTGGGTTACCAACCTACACTTGCTTCTGAGATGGGTGCGATGCAAGAGCGTATTACTTCAACCAAACGCGGTTCTATTACCTCTGTGCAAGCGGTATATGTACCTGCGGATGACTTGACTGACCCTGCTCCTGCAACAACATTTGCCCACTTGGATGCTACAACGGTATTGAGCCGTAAAATTGCCGAGTTGGGTATTTACCCAGCGGTTGACCCTCTAGATTCTACTTCACGTATTCTTTCTCCTGATATTTTGGGCGAAGCACACTACGGTTGCGCTCAACGTGTGAAAATGTTGTTGCAACGCTACAAAGAATTGCAAGATATTATCGCAATTTTGGGTATGGACGAATTGAGCGAAGACGATAAACTAGTAGTACACCGCGCTCGTCGTGTACAACGTTTCTTGTCTCAACCTTTCTTCGTAGCTGCTCAGTTTACAGGTTTAGAAGGTGTGTTGGTTGATATTAACGATACCATTAAAGGCTTTAACATGATTATGGATGGTGAAGTTGACCAATATCCTGAAGCTGCCTTTAACTTGGTGGGTACTATTGAGCAAGCGATAGCTAAAGGTGAAAAACTATTGGCTGACGCCCGCGCTTAA
- a CDS encoding DNA-3-methyladenine glycosylase gives MKKLTPDFYLREDVLQIARDLIGKELITNINSTITSGIITETEAYAGVVDRASHAYGGRRTNRTETMYAAGGISYVYLCYGIHHLFNVVTNVKEVPHAVLIRNIQPLKGLETILERRRKKKIDKTLSTGPGTMSEALGIKTLHNGFDLTGDTVWIEDAGITIANETVKITPRIGVDYAGEDAKLPYRFLAEKIII, from the coding sequence TTGAAAAAACTTACCCCTGATTTTTACCTGCGCGAAGATGTATTGCAAATTGCCCGCGATTTGATAGGTAAAGAGCTTATAACCAATATAAACAGTACGATAACCAGCGGAATTATTACTGAAACCGAAGCCTATGCGGGGGTGGTTGACCGTGCCAGCCATGCTTACGGTGGCCGCCGTACCAACCGCACAGAAACGATGTATGCCGCAGGAGGCATTAGCTATGTGTATTTGTGCTATGGCATACACCATTTGTTTAATGTGGTAACTAACGTAAAGGAGGTGCCGCACGCGGTTTTAATCCGCAACATACAACCTTTAAAGGGACTTGAAACAATACTGGAACGCCGCAGAAAAAAGAAGATTGATAAAACCTTGAGTACAGGCCCCGGCACTATGAGCGAGGCGCTGGGTATAAAAACCCTGCACAACGGTTTTGATTTGACTGGAGATACCGTTTGGATTGAAGACGCAGGCATTACCATTGCAAACGAGACTGTAAAAATTACCCCACGCATAGGGGTTGATTATGCCGGCGAAGATGCTAAATTACCCTACAGGTTTTTGGCTGAAAAGATTATCATATAA
- a CDS encoding YiiX family permuted papain-like enzyme — MKRYTIATLVLVLLTSGVWLIGRTKPSNTKTPPNKIVLVEGDILFQSSEGGQGKAIQLATGSKYNHCGVLYIKGTDLYVLEANGPVGLTPYADFINRTGGEYRVKRLKNRNSYFNDSTLKLFKAEGNKYKTTPYDPYFGWNDSLIYCSELVWKIYNRALGLEVGKLQKLKEFNLTHPIVKAKLEERFGKNIPYDEKVISPAAIFESELLETVR; from the coding sequence ATGAAACGATACACAATTGCTACGCTCGTTCTCGTGCTTCTTACATCAGGGGTATGGCTGATTGGCAGAACAAAGCCCTCAAACACTAAAACCCCGCCAAACAAAATTGTTTTGGTAGAAGGAGATATCCTCTTTCAAAGCAGCGAGGGAGGACAGGGTAAGGCCATCCAATTAGCTACAGGTTCAAAATATAACCATTGCGGAGTTTTATACATAAAAGGAACAGACTTGTATGTACTGGAGGCAAACGGTCCTGTGGGACTAACCCCGTATGCAGACTTTATTAACCGCACCGGTGGGGAGTATCGTGTTAAGCGACTTAAAAACAGGAACTCATATTTTAACGATAGCACTCTAAAGCTTTTTAAAGCAGAGGGGAATAAATACAAGACAACACCGTATGACCCTTACTTCGGCTGGAACGATAGTTTAATTTATTGCAGCGAGCTGGTATGGAAGATATATAACCGTGCGTTGGGGCTTGAAGTTGGTAAACTGCAAAAGCTAAAAGAGTTTAATCTAACCCACCCCATTGTAAAAGCCAAACTTGAAGAACGTTTTGGAAAAAATATCCCTTACGATGAAAAGGTAATTTCTCCCGCGGCAATTTTTGAAAGCGAATTGCTGGAGACAGTGAGATAA
- a CDS encoding DUF502 domain-containing protein: MEFKYSKNFLKLAASKVLKYFLRGILIILPVGGTVWLVIQMVRWLDHLLDFNVPGVGIAVILVGVTLIGFVGSGLLLRPILDIIDDLLEKVPGVKVIYTSIKDFLEAFVGDKRKFKEPVAVQMGDGIYKMGFVTHKDLSIIGFEGFVSVYFPHSYNFSGNVFIVNADKVKSIDANSSEVMKFIVTGGVTEIGEAAKTEGES, translated from the coding sequence ATGGAATTTAAATACTCAAAAAACTTTTTGAAACTGGCAGCCAGCAAAGTGCTGAAGTACTTTTTGCGGGGGATATTGATTATCCTTCCCGTGGGGGGTACGGTATGGCTGGTGATACAAATGGTGCGCTGGTTGGATCATTTGCTTGATTTTAACGTGCCCGGTGTAGGTATTGCCGTAATATTGGTGGGCGTAACGTTGATTGGGTTTGTGGGTTCAGGACTGTTACTGCGACCAATTCTTGATATTATTGATGACCTGCTTGAAAAAGTACCCGGTGTAAAGGTAATTTATACCTCGATAAAAGACTTTTTAGAAGCCTTTGTGGGGGATAAACGCAAGTTTAAAGAGCCTGTGGCTGTGCAAATGGGCGACGGTATTTATAAAATGGGTTTTGTAACGCACAAAGATTTAAGCATCATTGGGTTTGAAGGTTTTGTATCGGTGTATTTTCCGCACAGCTATAATTTTTCGGGCAATGTATTTATTGTAAATGCCGATAAAGTAAAATCGATTGATGCCAACTCTTCCGAAGTAATGAAGTTTATTGTTACGGGCGGTGTTACCGAAATTGGTGAAGCTGCAAAAACAGAAGGCGAGAGTTAG